A window of Fluoribacter dumoffii NY 23 contains these coding sequences:
- a CDS encoding short chain dehydrogenase, whose translation MKVIVVGGTGTIGKAVCEELSQRNTVVTVGHTSGDFQVDIRDTHSIELLYQAVGKFDAVVSVTGEVYFEALPQFTEEQYAIGLDSKLMGQVRLVLVGLKYINKGGSFTLTSGILSHDPILMGTSASMVNGAIDAFVKSAAIELPHHLRINAVSPSVLTESMNRYAPFFRGFESVPASRVALAFSKSVEGAQTGVIYTVK comes from the coding sequence ATGAAAGTTATAGTGGTTGGCGGTACAGGGACAATAGGCAAAGCTGTGTGTGAAGAGTTATCACAACGCAATACTGTGGTTACAGTGGGGCATACGAGCGGGGATTTTCAGGTTGATATTCGCGATACTCATTCTATTGAGTTGCTTTACCAAGCAGTCGGAAAGTTCGATGCAGTTGTTTCTGTAACAGGAGAAGTATATTTTGAAGCGTTACCCCAGTTTACTGAAGAACAATATGCTATAGGACTGGACAGTAAATTAATGGGCCAGGTTAGACTGGTATTAGTTGGGCTTAAGTACATCAATAAAGGGGGATCCTTTACTCTAACAAGCGGTATTTTAAGTCATGATCCTATATTAATGGGTACATCTGCCTCTATGGTAAACGGGGCGATTGATGCGTTTGTTAAAAGTGCGGCGATAGAATTACCACACCACCTGCGAATTAATGCGGTAAGTCCGAGTGTGCTGACAGAGTCAATGAATCGTTACGCACCTTTTTTCCGTGGTTTTGAATCAGTGCCCGCAAGTCGAGTTGCCTTGGCCTTTAGTAAAAGTGTTGAGGGGGCGCAAACGGGGGTAATTTACACGGTGAAGTAA
- a CDS encoding CatB-related O-acetyltransferase: MMKTKDKHWSRVEYLHENVKNPNIHIKGKHSYYSDAWTGSFEETVVRYLYGDEFSLKNWQPQWEIDQLFIGDYVCIAAEVIIMLGGNHNHRMDWFCLYPFADNYVQAYQGKGDTVIHDGVWLGMRSMIMPGITIGEGAIIAANSTVTKDVEPYTIVAGSPAKVVKKRFEDSIIQRLLHLRIYDWEEEKFNQLKQYICSNDINALEEQSRKYDALTGRSD, translated from the coding sequence ATGATGAAAACAAAAGACAAGCATTGGTCTCGGGTAGAGTATCTGCACGAGAATGTGAAGAACCCCAATATACATATTAAAGGAAAACACAGTTACTACAGCGATGCCTGGACAGGCAGTTTTGAAGAAACAGTAGTCCGCTATCTTTATGGGGATGAGTTCAGTTTAAAAAATTGGCAGCCCCAATGGGAAATCGACCAACTTTTTATTGGTGATTATGTGTGTATCGCTGCTGAAGTAATCATCATGCTGGGGGGAAATCATAATCACCGCATGGACTGGTTTTGCTTATATCCTTTCGCAGATAACTATGTTCAGGCATACCAGGGAAAAGGTGACACAGTAATACATGATGGGGTGTGGCTTGGAATGCGCTCCATGATAATGCCGGGCATCACCATTGGGGAGGGGGCAATTATCGCCGCCAATAGTACTGTAACCAAAGATGTAGAACCGTACACTATTGTTGCGGGCAGTCCTGCCAAAGTGGTTAAAAAACGTTTTGAAGACTCCATAATTCAACGTCTGCTCCATCTGAGGATTTATGACTGGGAGGAGGAAAAGTTTAATCAATTAAAACAGTATATTTGTAGCAATGATATTAACGCCCTGGAAGAACAAAGTAGAAAATATGATGCTTTAACGGGACGTTCAGATTAA
- a CDS encoding alpha/beta fold hydrolase → MITVFEKDSKPPMNYSKYGYKIRPIKEGCGYTWLFLPGGPGLGSEYLADLCNKLQVPGSVLLLDFPQDGINTQGKLDMKCWQVGLIDLLQSIPHPVLVTHSFSGMFALNLPELNEYLAGLVLMNTTTENSFFPHVSAMQERHHLPDLIPPASQYHLAPSNETYKEFWNTYKHYCFTAEELNEGEKIIPLFAFNNAAYHYAIEHFYPDYSCKWFPQAIPVMTIASENDFICPPRIFVENNKFQGKNSIHQIIENAGHCPWLIYFNDVQCCFNDFIVKLNSVSMTK, encoded by the coding sequence ATGATTACAGTTTTCGAAAAAGACAGTAAGCCGCCGATGAATTACTCCAAATATGGTTATAAAATAAGGCCAATCAAAGAAGGTTGTGGATATACCTGGTTATTTTTGCCTGGAGGTCCAGGTTTAGGTTCTGAATACCTCGCTGATTTATGCAATAAGCTCCAAGTACCTGGATCTGTTTTGCTTTTGGACTTCCCACAAGATGGCATCAATACCCAAGGCAAGCTGGACATGAAGTGTTGGCAAGTGGGTTTAATTGATTTATTACAATCAATTCCCCATCCTGTCCTGGTAACACACAGTTTTTCAGGAATGTTTGCGCTAAATTTACCCGAGTTAAACGAGTATCTGGCAGGATTGGTATTGATGAATACCACCACCGAAAACAGTTTTTTTCCGCATGTAAGTGCAATGCAGGAACGTCACCATTTACCCGATTTGATTCCCCCGGCCAGTCAATACCATCTGGCACCATCAAATGAAACATATAAAGAGTTTTGGAATACTTACAAACACTATTGCTTTACGGCTGAAGAATTGAATGAAGGGGAAAAAATAATCCCTCTTTTTGCTTTTAATAACGCCGCATATCACTATGCTATCGAACATTTTTATCCCGATTATTCCTGCAAATGGTTTCCTCAAGCAATCCCTGTAATGACTATTGCCAGCGAAAATGATTTTATTTGCCCGCCCCGGATTTTTGTGGAAAATAATAAATTTCAGGGTAAAAACAGTATCCATCAAATTATTGAAAATGCTGGGCATTGTCCCTGGTTAATTTATTTTAATGACGTGCAATGTTGCTTTAATGATTTTATAGTGAAACTGAATTCTGTCTCAATGACAAAATAG
- a CDS encoding MAPEG family protein — translation MYPLTTLTASLFALAYIFLSIYVVSLRRKHKVIIGSKEFIDLEMAIRAHGNFAEYVPFTLILLFCAEANNANWILLLALILFFVIGRIFHAYAFLAEKHHLKFRVRGMILTFTVIACLSLLNLILLVST, via the coding sequence ATGTATCCACTAACCACACTCACCGCCTCTTTGTTTGCCCTTGCTTACATTTTTCTTTCAATCTATGTAGTTTCTCTGCGAAGAAAACATAAGGTAATCATAGGAAGCAAAGAGTTTATTGATTTGGAAATGGCGATAAGAGCCCATGGCAATTTTGCAGAGTATGTTCCCTTTACGCTAATCCTGCTTTTTTGTGCCGAAGCCAATAACGCCAACTGGATACTACTCTTAGCCTTGATTTTATTCTTTGTCATAGGACGTATCTTTCATGCCTATGCATTTCTTGCAGAAAAACATCACCTGAAATTTCGTGTCCGCGGAATGATTTTGACTTTCACAGTGATAGCTTGCCTTTCATTACTCAATTTAATTCTGCTTGTTTCAACATGA
- the wip gene encoding Dot/Icm T4SS effector Wip — translation MTNRLINKNVDIYKFPQVFEKNLGSITLGDLHGNPIKLIHFLFRQQIIQFKEEVKHAEETYQHFVTLYEQYGDILQEYLENRTLLQFAHVKRDNAQERIANLEKQLREVNSDSQLSQALSLLHQQALLKLETAENEHGQLQQKLAAPKEKMAYCICQFNQFMGQLVIRDNQTLIRLIGDEVADRGNCDYFTLRILNLLNHNHCPLTILASNHGSEFIHAFEQLITGHLLLPAGYIGDVQITSFWGLKLLLEHNLIQQEELIQLVNESYKPGLKILDYTLSEQGITLFSHAPIRFDALQLLAAKLEVHYDDSSTTALAATIDQMNQRFQSYIDKNTLYTLFITETIHDRTQMSEEERTTWPLVYFFWNRWNEIKETETARPAIHNNYCVTYVHGHDGYQSLLPHVHNLDTACGKEARTIENERINKAFLFIRENQNKAVDKTTAESYIREVLRYKVFDSDERSLPPSLRHDNKHLKSSYNNECNNSIKKLGLLGKPIIMAGASDDFKISTPPSTPRELILASEEQDDNILFNLSS, via the coding sequence ATGACCAACCGTCTTATAAATAAAAATGTTGATATTTATAAGTTTCCGCAAGTATTTGAAAAAAATTTAGGTTCTATCACCCTTGGCGATTTACATGGAAACCCAATCAAACTCATTCATTTCCTTTTTCGCCAGCAAATCATTCAATTTAAGGAGGAAGTGAAGCACGCTGAGGAAACCTACCAGCACTTTGTTACGCTCTATGAGCAGTATGGTGACATTCTCCAGGAGTATTTGGAAAATCGTACGCTTTTACAGTTTGCGCACGTCAAAAGAGACAATGCACAAGAACGCATTGCCAACCTTGAGAAACAATTACGGGAAGTAAATTCCGATTCTCAATTATCCCAGGCCTTATCCCTTCTCCATCAGCAAGCCTTGTTAAAATTGGAGACTGCAGAAAATGAGCATGGCCAATTACAACAAAAACTCGCTGCACCCAAAGAAAAAATGGCTTATTGTATATGCCAATTTAATCAATTCATGGGCCAATTAGTAATCCGGGATAATCAAACCCTTATTCGTCTTATTGGCGATGAAGTGGCAGACCGTGGGAATTGTGATTATTTCACCTTAAGAATTCTTAACCTGCTTAACCATAACCACTGCCCATTAACCATCCTTGCTTCCAACCATGGCAGTGAATTTATTCATGCGTTTGAACAATTAATCACAGGCCATTTGCTTCTACCGGCGGGTTACATCGGTGATGTGCAAATTACCTCCTTTTGGGGATTAAAGCTTTTACTCGAGCACAACTTGATTCAACAAGAGGAACTAATCCAATTAGTTAATGAAAGTTACAAGCCGGGTCTTAAAATACTGGATTATACCCTCAGCGAACAGGGGATTACTTTATTTAGTCATGCCCCCATTCGCTTCGACGCCCTTCAGTTGTTGGCAGCAAAACTCGAAGTACATTATGATGATTCCTCTACAACCGCTTTAGCCGCAACCATCGATCAAATGAATCAGCGATTCCAATCCTACATCGATAAGAATACCCTCTATACCTTATTTATTACCGAGACAATTCATGACCGGACCCAAATGTCCGAAGAAGAAAGGACAACCTGGCCTTTAGTCTATTTTTTCTGGAATCGTTGGAATGAAATTAAAGAAACTGAAACCGCAAGACCGGCAATCCATAATAATTATTGTGTTACCTATGTACATGGCCATGATGGATATCAAAGTCTGCTGCCGCACGTGCATAATCTCGATACGGCTTGTGGGAAGGAAGCGCGCACCATCGAGAATGAACGCATCAATAAAGCATTTCTCTTTATTAGGGAAAATCAAAATAAAGCGGTAGACAAAACAACCGCTGAATCCTATATTCGTGAGGTTTTAAGATATAAAGTATTTGATTCAGACGAGCGCAGCTTACCACCAAGCTTACGCCATGATAATAAACACCTTAAAAGCAGTTACAATAATGAATGTAACAACAGCATAAAAAAATTAGGCCTGTTAGGGAAGCCAATCATCATGGCAGGTGCAAGTGATGACTTTAAAATATCGACACCACCCTCCACTCCGAGAGAACTAATCCTTGCATCTGAAGAACAGGACGATAATATTCTTTTTAATTTATCAAGCTAA
- the bla gene encoding class A beta-lactamase: protein MKKILTQCSKNTLMCWFLSCVFWVNAFAQTDAELLKKLNAIEKKSNTVMGITAIYIEKNKVIAHNSNQRFFMASTIKLPIAMAFLHRVDEKKDSLNRVIKMDSRYSVPGSGSLHYLFEKRKLSITLKEILKHTLRNSDNSASDALLQAAKGPKYVAQRMSALGFKNIFVNRSIMEMFVDTNHVDRSFLKKRQPVYSWQKISNRVPLSEKQQAWQRFEKDIRDTTTPNDMAKLLVKLYKKQALSESSTNLLMDIMEKCRTGRSRIRGLLPAHVKVAHKTGTWSIYEQDYLRYPGSKKLYRFVSDVGIITLPNNKGHIAIAVYVKSKSASDYPRSRAIALASRAIYDHFMKS from the coding sequence ATGAAAAAAATACTAACGCAATGTTCAAAAAATACCTTAATGTGTTGGTTTTTGAGTTGTGTATTTTGGGTAAATGCTTTTGCCCAAACCGACGCGGAACTCCTTAAAAAATTAAATGCAATCGAAAAAAAATCAAATACAGTAATGGGAATTACTGCCATTTATATAGAAAAAAATAAAGTGATAGCCCATAACAGTAATCAACGGTTTTTTATGGCAAGCACGATTAAATTACCTATAGCCATGGCTTTTCTGCATCGCGTAGATGAGAAAAAAGATTCATTGAACCGGGTAATTAAAATGGATTCCCGCTACTCGGTCCCGGGGTCAGGCTCATTGCATTATTTATTCGAAAAGAGAAAACTGAGCATTACCTTAAAAGAAATACTGAAACATACTCTCAGAAACAGTGATAACAGTGCAAGCGATGCATTATTGCAAGCGGCTAAGGGGCCTAAATATGTTGCCCAACGAATGAGTGCGCTGGGATTTAAAAATATTTTTGTTAATCGCTCCATTATGGAAATGTTTGTCGATACCAATCATGTGGATCGTTCCTTTTTAAAAAAACGGCAGCCGGTATATTCCTGGCAAAAAATATCCAATCGGGTTCCCCTAAGCGAAAAACAACAAGCCTGGCAACGCTTTGAAAAAGACATTCGCGATACCACGACACCTAATGATATGGCAAAATTGCTTGTCAAATTATATAAAAAACAAGCCCTTTCCGAATCAAGTACCAATCTTCTAATGGATATTATGGAGAAATGCCGCACCGGGCGCAGCAGAATCAGGGGATTATTGCCTGCACATGTGAAGGTCGCGCACAAAACAGGAACGTGGTCAATTTATGAGCAGGATTATTTAAGATATCCCGGTTCTAAAAAACTCTATCGTTTTGTAAGTGATGTGGGGATTATTACTTTGCCTAATAATAAAGGGCATATTGCAATTGCAGTTTATGTTAAATCCAAATCTGCCAGTGATTATCCACGCAGTCGTGCCATAGCCCTTGCAAGCCGTGCTATTTATGACCATTTTATGAAATCCTAG
- a CDS encoding FAD-dependent monooxygenase, with product MADKIWDVLVVGAGPVGLFCANELKRHGLNCRIIDKKSTLSDKSKALAIHIRTLDLLKDGGFLEQILIEGQKVNGVLFQSEGKELIHATYALVEADYHFVIDLPQNRTEHIFQQALLDRGLHVEWQTELMDMEQTPTHIISTVKHIDGESEKIQSHWIIACDGSHSTMRKLVHAEFIGSSFKQTWWLADLLIDWELPEDKFILFVSDKGPAACFPMGEKRYRVVMTAPEKIMHQEPTLEEITHAFKVRCSEPANLHDPVWISQFGIDHKQIQNYRYGRVFFAGDSAHVHSPMGGQGLNTGLQDIYNLVWKLALVQKGLAKDALLDSYNSERHPIAAEVLKQTGNITRLIMMSNRVMIFLRNFILKMAMSFDSMKRFVLYNLAELTVSYAKSPIVKVLGEKTSFKIGEFLISFPLIEARTHEKRQLQQITQGTLHHLFLFAGLSQTNQMPLLIETARNLAQQFNGLIKTHIIVSHPDIALPDADISMFFDEQQTMHQRFKINQPIAVLIRPDKYIGLTQMPVNPEELQAYMRTAYFRLGGSLAS from the coding sequence ATGGCTGATAAAATATGGGATGTACTGGTCGTGGGAGCGGGGCCTGTCGGTTTATTCTGCGCAAATGAACTCAAACGGCATGGTTTAAATTGCCGCATTATCGACAAAAAGTCGACTCTCAGTGATAAATCAAAGGCTTTAGCCATCCATATCCGCACCCTTGATCTGCTTAAAGATGGTGGTTTTCTTGAACAAATACTCATTGAAGGCCAAAAAGTAAATGGAGTATTGTTTCAATCTGAGGGAAAAGAATTAATCCATGCCACCTATGCTCTTGTAGAAGCAGATTATCATTTTGTTATCGATCTTCCCCAAAACAGGACAGAACATATTTTCCAGCAAGCGTTACTCGACAGGGGCCTGCACGTTGAGTGGCAAACAGAACTTATGGATATGGAACAAACACCAACTCATATCATATCTACTGTAAAACATATTGATGGCGAGAGTGAAAAAATTCAATCTCATTGGATTATTGCTTGTGATGGATCGCACAGTACCATGAGGAAACTGGTTCATGCTGAATTTATAGGCTCCTCTTTCAAACAAACCTGGTGGCTTGCCGACTTGCTTATTGATTGGGAGTTACCTGAAGATAAATTTATTCTCTTTGTAAGCGACAAAGGGCCGGCTGCGTGTTTTCCTATGGGAGAAAAACGGTATCGAGTGGTCATGACTGCCCCGGAAAAAATTATGCATCAGGAACCCACCCTTGAAGAGATTACTCATGCTTTTAAGGTACGGTGTAGTGAGCCCGCTAATTTACATGATCCTGTTTGGATTAGCCAATTTGGCATTGATCACAAACAAATCCAAAACTATCGTTATGGGCGAGTATTTTTTGCAGGGGACTCAGCCCATGTTCATAGTCCTATGGGAGGCCAGGGTTTAAATACCGGCTTACAAGATATCTATAATTTGGTTTGGAAACTGGCTCTAGTACAAAAAGGACTCGCAAAGGATGCATTACTGGATAGTTATAACAGTGAACGCCATCCCATCGCTGCAGAAGTTTTAAAACAAACCGGAAATATAACCCGGTTAATAATGATGAGCAATCGGGTGATGATTTTTTTACGCAATTTCATCCTAAAGATGGCTATGTCCTTTGATTCAATGAAGCGTTTTGTTTTATATAACCTTGCTGAATTGACAGTAAGTTATGCCAAAAGCCCTATAGTGAAGGTATTGGGAGAAAAAACTTCTTTTAAAATAGGTGAATTTCTCATTAGTTTTCCTCTCATTGAGGCCAGAACTCATGAAAAAAGACAACTTCAGCAGATAACTCAGGGAACCCTGCATCATTTATTTTTATTTGCCGGTCTAAGCCAAACGAATCAAATGCCGCTCCTCATTGAGACAGCAAGGAACCTAGCGCAACAATTTAATGGTTTGATTAAAACGCATATCATTGTCTCCCATCCTGATATAGCCTTACCCGATGCGGATATTTCAATGTTTTTTGATGAACAGCAAACGATGCATCAACGTTTTAAAATCAATCAGCCAATTGCAGTGTTAATTCGACCGGATAAATATATCGGTTTAACCCAAATGCCTGTGAATCCTGAGGAGTTGCAGGCCTACATGAGAACTGCTTATTTTCGTTTGGGGGGTAGTCTTGCTTCATAA
- a CDS encoding SDR family oxidoreductase: MKNSCLNPCFFIFGFGYTAEALAKELLQLNYQVIGTTRDKKKILSHTSADYMLIDFHDPGIARLLSRATHLLISVPPLAEIGDPVLASYSDLIRQHASHIQWLGYLSSTSVYGDHQGAWVTEESAFLAPGIQGRLRVQAENAWMAFAKAQKIPLHVFRLAGIYGPKRNAIERLIAGKKESIFKEGHFFSRAHVADIVSVICGSIKKPHPYSVYNVADDEPAPAYCLDAFAASLLNRSPLPLVPYTAATLSPMEQQFYANNRRVSNEKIKKELGITLLYPSYREGLSTIFKEMQHRIK; the protein is encoded by the coding sequence ATGAAAAATTCTTGTTTAAATCCCTGTTTTTTTATCTTTGGCTTTGGTTATACGGCAGAAGCTTTGGCCAAAGAGCTGCTGCAGTTGAATTATCAGGTAATCGGCACAACCCGTGATAAGAAAAAAATCCTGAGCCATACTTCTGCCGACTATATGCTGATTGATTTTCATGACCCTGGGATTGCAAGGTTGTTGAGTAGGGCAACCCACCTTTTGATAAGCGTGCCTCCCTTGGCAGAGATTGGAGATCCCGTGCTTGCATCCTACAGTGATTTAATCCGCCAACATGCGTCACATATCCAATGGCTGGGCTACCTCTCCTCAACCAGTGTCTATGGCGACCACCAAGGCGCCTGGGTAACGGAAGAGTCAGCTTTTCTAGCGCCAGGAATACAAGGGAGGTTAAGGGTACAGGCAGAAAATGCATGGATGGCTTTTGCCAAAGCTCAGAAAATTCCACTGCATGTTTTCAGATTGGCGGGTATTTATGGCCCCAAGCGAAATGCAATTGAACGTCTTATAGCTGGAAAAAAAGAAAGTATTTTTAAAGAAGGTCATTTTTTTTCAAGGGCGCATGTTGCGGATATTGTTTCTGTAATTTGTGGGTCGATAAAAAAACCGCATCCCTATTCTGTTTACAATGTTGCGGATGATGAGCCTGCACCGGCTTATTGTCTTGATGCCTTTGCTGCCTCATTACTTAACCGCTCCCCTTTACCGCTTGTCCCGTATACGGCAGCAACCCTGTCCCCTATGGAACAGCAATTTTATGCGAATAATCGCCGTGTCTCCAATGAAAAAATTAAAAAAGAATTAGGGATAACGCTTCTTTACCCCTCTTATCGGGAGGGGCTAAGCACTATTTTTAAAGAAATGCAGCATAGAATTAAGTAA
- a CDS encoding N-acetylmuramoyl-L-alanine amidase produces MKFFLFCSFFITSMAHAFSCDAPQKIHKAPIQFDAKRLALTRQYQLTHYGIDSPSIDIDPRMIILHWTCIPTFKATFRVFYPSTFPKNSPRIKELPGELNVSAHYLVDRDGSIYQLMPENWMARHAIGLNHYAIGIENVGGVNSEDDLTEAQSKANAFLVCYLKKKYPQIQYVIGHNEYLNFKNTPLWLERDPNYQTDKQDPGPDFLNRVMRLVQKSKNTPNWHQHSGTHIFELSSLRE; encoded by the coding sequence ATGAAATTTTTTTTATTTTGCTCATTTTTTATAACTTCGATGGCGCACGCCTTTTCTTGTGATGCGCCACAAAAAATTCATAAAGCGCCGATTCAATTTGATGCAAAACGTCTTGCCTTAACCCGCCAATACCAGTTGACTCATTATGGAATCGATTCCCCATCCATTGACATTGATCCACGGATGATTATTTTGCACTGGACCTGTATTCCTACTTTCAAGGCAACTTTTCGAGTTTTTTATCCATCCACATTCCCTAAAAACTCCCCACGGATTAAGGAATTACCGGGTGAATTGAACGTCTCAGCTCATTATTTAGTTGACCGTGATGGAAGTATTTATCAGCTGATGCCTGAAAACTGGATGGCAAGACATGCTATAGGATTGAACCATTATGCGATTGGTATTGAAAATGTTGGTGGGGTCAATAGCGAGGATGATCTGACTGAAGCCCAGAGCAAAGCGAATGCATTTTTAGTGTGTTATCTTAAGAAGAAATACCCGCAAATCCAATATGTGATTGGACATAATGAATATTTGAATTTCAAAAATACTCCTCTTTGGCTTGAACGGGATCCAAATTATCAAACAGATAAGCAAGATCCAGGTCCCGATTTTCTCAACCGGGTGATGAGATTAGTACAAAAAAGTAAAAATACACCAAATTGGCATCAACATTCCGGGACTCATATTTTTGAACTGTCCTCACTGCGTGAATGA
- a CDS encoding MFS transporter — MSHPKTSILFIGLLSAFSLLTFDLYQPSLPYITSFFGTTHSLSQLTLSIYLFVFGVTQLVWGPLIDYFGRRRLLPLSLLIAVFASLICAFAPNVFVLILGRALQGFALCCANLIAFSISRDFEDTVERAKVLSYVSMIVSISPIIAPVLGSIIFTYCSWQANFMLMAVIGLVLLLQARKGLFESPFWTQPTEPFIIKKVIQGYKEIIPSPVLWSGSLIMMFSFAAVMLSVINSSYIIIEQFGFSPLVYGIIFIINGLNIIVGNYLGIWLRNYFSMASTIYLGSWFIICGGFAMLLGTHLYEFNIYTLSFALICNLGISLTAPATMSIMLADYKENTGLALAIIHTVRMFGSSVLTIISAYLLMQTLIALPLGLIACGLGALYSTWSFNRLTVSDPELDGVEAA; from the coding sequence ATGTCGCATCCAAAAACATCTATTTTATTTATTGGTTTATTATCGGCTTTTTCTTTACTTACATTTGATCTTTATCAACCTTCGTTGCCTTATATCACCAGTTTTTTTGGTACCACGCACAGCTTAAGTCAATTAACTTTAAGTATTTACCTGTTCGTCTTTGGGGTGACCCAATTAGTTTGGGGACCGCTTATCGACTATTTTGGACGCCGTCGTTTATTGCCTCTCAGTTTGTTAATTGCCGTTTTTGCCAGCTTAATCTGTGCTTTTGCTCCCAATGTTTTTGTGCTCATTCTTGGGCGGGCATTGCAAGGCTTTGCTTTATGCTGCGCCAATTTAATTGCCTTTTCCATCTCCAGAGACTTTGAAGATACTGTTGAACGGGCAAAAGTTTTATCTTATGTGTCAATGATTGTTTCAATTTCCCCCATTATTGCTCCTGTATTAGGCTCTATTATTTTTACCTATTGCAGTTGGCAGGCGAATTTCATGTTAATGGCAGTTATTGGCCTGGTACTTTTGCTGCAAGCTCGCAAAGGACTCTTTGAATCCCCCTTTTGGACTCAACCTACAGAACCTTTTATTATAAAAAAGGTCATCCAGGGCTATAAGGAGATTATTCCCTCGCCTGTTCTTTGGAGCGGCTCATTGATTATGATGTTCAGTTTTGCGGCAGTAATGCTTTCAGTCATTAATTCATCCTATATTATTATTGAACAATTTGGTTTTTCGCCCCTGGTGTATGGAATTATTTTTATTATTAACGGATTAAATATTATTGTGGGCAATTATCTGGGGATTTGGCTGCGAAACTATTTCAGCATGGCTTCCACTATTTATCTTGGCAGCTGGTTTATTATTTGTGGTGGGTTTGCCATGTTACTGGGTACCCATTTGTATGAATTTAATATTTATACTTTATCCTTTGCCTTGATTTGTAACCTGGGAATTAGTTTGACAGCTCCGGCTACCATGTCCATTATGCTTGCGGATTATAAGGAAAATACAGGGCTTGCTCTGGCCATTATCCATACTGTGCGTATGTTTGGTTCCTCGGTTTTAACTATTATAAGTGCTTATTTGCTCATGCAAACACTTATCGCGTTACCCCTAGGGTTAATTGCTTGTGGGTTAGGGGCTTTGTACAGCACATGGTCTTTTAACCGCTTAACGGTCAGTGATCCTGAATTGGATGGGGTAGAGGCTGCGTAG
- the potA gene encoding spermidine/putrescine ABC transporter ATP-binding protein PotA, producing the protein MTTPLIEIKNIYKSYGNIPILNDVSLSVYHGEFLTLLGPSGCGKTTLLRLISGFEHPTQGEIYISGQCVNRLPPQKRDVHTVFQSYALFPHLSVYENVAFALRCKKVSEPEIRERVLDALKLVQLEGFAERNIKQLSGGQQQRVAIARAIINRPQVLLLDEPLSSLDYRLRKDMQSELKQLQKMLNMTFIFVTHDQEEALSMSDRIVVFNHGHIEQIGTPKCIYETPANLYVAMFIGETNIFDVQVHALKDQDLMTAVEDVPLFCKNTGNYKVGDRLHLIVRPEDIRVWGLSEVDNPAGMLPGRIVDIIYKGSTVDLKVALASGRIINASEFFDEDDDKLEYTLAEQVWVQWLPGWEVLLPYES; encoded by the coding sequence ATGACAACACCGCTCATTGAGATCAAGAACATTTATAAATCCTACGGCAACATCCCTATTTTGAATGATGTTTCCTTAAGTGTTTATCATGGGGAATTTTTAACCCTGCTTGGCCCTTCGGGGTGTGGAAAAACCACCCTGTTACGGCTTATTTCTGGCTTTGAGCACCCAACTCAAGGGGAAATCTATATCAGCGGCCAATGTGTGAATCGTTTGCCCCCACAAAAAAGGGATGTACACACTGTATTTCAAAGCTATGCTCTTTTTCCTCATTTATCCGTTTATGAAAATGTTGCCTTTGCTTTACGGTGTAAAAAGGTTTCCGAGCCCGAAATTAGAGAACGGGTTCTTGATGCATTGAAGCTTGTGCAACTTGAGGGCTTTGCAGAACGAAATATAAAACAACTCAGTGGCGGACAACAACAAAGGGTAGCCATTGCACGGGCAATTATCAACAGACCGCAAGTCCTGTTATTGGATGAGCCCCTAAGCTCTCTGGATTATCGTCTCCGAAAGGACATGCAGTCTGAGTTAAAACAATTGCAGAAAATGCTGAACATGACCTTTATTTTTGTTACTCATGATCAAGAAGAGGCGTTGTCGATGTCCGATCGCATTGTGGTATTTAATCATGGTCATATTGAACAAATAGGCACACCCAAGTGTATTTATGAGACCCCGGCGAATCTTTATGTAGCCATGTTTATCGGCGAAACCAATATCTTTGATGTGCAAGTTCATGCCTTAAAGGACCAAGACCTTATGACAGCAGTTGAAGATGTCCCTCTGTTTTGTAAGAACACGGGTAATTACAAGGTCGGTGATCGGCTCCATTTAATCGTACGTCCGGAAGACATTCGGGTTTGGGGATTATCTGAGGTGGATAATCCTGCAGGTATGTTGCCTGGCCGCATTGTAGATATTATTTATAAAGGTTCAACCGTTGATCTTAAAGTTGCACTTGCCTCCGGAAGAATAATTAATGCTTCGGAATTTTTTGATGAGGATGACGATAAATTGGAATATACCCTTGCTGAGCAAGTATGGGTGCAGTGGTTACCTGGTTGGGAGGTTCTATTACCTTATGAAAGCTAA